One genomic segment of Planctomycetaceae bacterium includes these proteins:
- a CDS encoding protein kinase has product MAGQSVSNDNATECSDFEKPAVELKVTRGPCEGRTFRFTDHQTCVVGRSKQAHLRLSPDRRFSRFHCRLEINPPEICVIDLGSTNGTKVNGLRIETALLNSGDEVAVGDTQFHVQVYQPPKAVDQLSMTTLFPENAIHDVGPIDFFDDVVPSLTGYSIERQLGHGTMGAVYLARRATTGDKVAIKIIRPAAATDAKIVERFRREASIILRLRHKRIVRSLDFRITEDQVPFLIMEYIDVVDLRRILWETNLNDRVRMAAGIMARVLEALEYAHSREIVHRDLKPSNFLAYRSRGKLQVKLSDFGLAKNYIDAGFSHCSTSNEICGTIAFMPPEQIIDCRYAKPSCDIYAAGVCLYNLITGRLPFESPNAAQQISSILNASPVSVAAREPGVPDGIVRVIDRAIARRAADRFDTAEQMRQALLPFTFRQ; this is encoded by the coding sequence CATGTGTCGTCGGTCGATCGAAGCAGGCGCATCTGCGGCTGTCGCCGGACCGGCGGTTTTCCCGGTTTCATTGTCGCCTGGAGATCAATCCGCCGGAAATCTGTGTGATTGACCTTGGCAGCACCAACGGAACAAAGGTGAACGGGCTGCGAATTGAAACGGCCCTGCTGAATTCGGGGGATGAGGTTGCCGTCGGAGACACGCAGTTCCACGTGCAGGTGTATCAGCCGCCGAAAGCCGTGGACCAGCTTTCGATGACGACGCTGTTTCCGGAAAACGCGATACACGATGTCGGGCCGATTGATTTCTTTGACGATGTCGTCCCGTCTCTGACCGGATACTCGATCGAACGCCAACTGGGGCACGGCACGATGGGAGCAGTCTACCTGGCGCGGCGGGCCACGACGGGGGACAAGGTCGCCATCAAGATTATTCGTCCCGCCGCCGCGACGGATGCGAAAATCGTGGAACGGTTCCGCCGCGAGGCGTCGATCATTCTTCGACTGCGCCACAAGCGCATTGTCCGGTCACTGGATTTTCGAATCACGGAGGATCAGGTTCCGTTCCTGATTATGGAATACATCGACGTTGTCGATCTGCGCCGAATTCTGTGGGAGACAAATCTGAATGACCGCGTTCGCATGGCTGCCGGAATCATGGCGCGGGTTCTTGAAGCGCTGGAATATGCGCACAGCCGCGAGATTGTTCATCGCGACCTGAAACCATCCAACTTTCTGGCGTACCGGTCAAGGGGCAAGCTGCAGGTCAAGTTGTCCGATTTCGGACTGGCGAAAAACTACATCGATGCAGGGTTCAGCCATTGCAGCACCAGCAACGAGATCTGCGGAACAATCGCGTTTATGCCGCCGGAACAGATCATCGACTGCCGATACGCGAAGCCGTCCTGCGACATCTATGCCGCCGGAGTGTGCCTGTACAACCTGATCACCGGCCGGCTTCCATTCGAATCGCCCAATGCCGCTCAGCAGATTTCGTCCATCCTGAACGCGTCACCGGTTTCCGTCGCCGCGCGGGAACCGGGTGTTCCGGACGGGATTGTCCGAGTTATCGACCGCGCCATTGCACGCAGGGCAGCCGATCGGTTTGATACGGCGGAGCAGATGCGGCAGGCTCTGTTGCCCTTCACTTTCCGGCAGTAA
- a CDS encoding protein kinase: MLSHEPEPNAAGSQEPGSEAESKQPSSGIQGPAARSLEEPTLRQLGRFELKSVVGFGGFGRVYRAYDPHLERFVALKVPTFGPGQKLRIARFFSEAKAAARLKHSNIVTTYESGKADKKFYIASEYIEGELLSDRLKRQRLPLRESVRLIQRLAGALAYAHSEGIVHRDIKPHNVIVDQTGEPQLMDFGLARRLDDDARVTTDGALLGTPAYMSPEQARGETTEISAASDQYSLGVVLFHLLTGSTPCEGSPHVVIAEMAKGLLYSARDRNRNIDTDLDAICQRAMAPETSHRYPDCDEFADDLAAWLDGKPVQARPLSTLQRWQRYAHANALMIFLFSLILILSAATTAAGWRLWHSERRPITAAQPTDADEISDRIDADNAGTAVTSTDAPVDIGAANTDAAASTDTAGGPIPAPKPAIELLSLVDPVGSAELGTWFRSGSQIVSSSAPISQLLVPYASTGEYDFVVAVEPLEGSSGLVLGLSTASGRIHIVIDGPESSNFRTGRVVPEPVRPDEPRLLMKGVVSQVVCEVRSDRVRVLVDGSEVGDASTSDSWQRNTPWRTSIRNALYVGGLKTLYRFHEMSVQDISGDGSLLLPPVLTGQDHQEVPIADFGDSVPDIARRCMAQGGRLRVRSDSEGTRLLDVVFAGATISDADVAAIAGLTCPVSIDLENAKWELSATQAATALQRMTQMPQLLELNLAGQNVVTPEVIRSVSRCSTLRSLDVSDRYTTMSELQEIADMPSLEALHVRSAGLSKPMATYLFSRLQNLNVIDVSENPPITSAEISGLASHSQLQVLMLDDLPGVDDRSAEPLSNLTSLTQLGIRRTSISEFGRASIQNSLKSTQILWEPTSVERSASPVVASSGIAKPKFTFSGWSTAWAPDSQRILYNSGSVGPNPDGFLRWRNLETGKEQSIVAAGKDPCWAPAGNQNIAYVIRDSNREVIWIADRSGNNRRIVAQGYFPSWSANGQVLYFRDSGDAQIKSLDITDPGAKAVSLLSSRGHLYPAVSPDGKLAAVATGGKLVVTDLTTRQTRFQHDITGWKGLLPGWSWDSRFLAFADYGFDKVGVWVMNVQSGKVQRVLKGSYAMPRWSPDGRYLACDDRLRKVVEVFVVSDLELPP, encoded by the coding sequence GTGTTGTCGCACGAACCTGAGCCGAATGCGGCAGGCAGTCAGGAACCGGGATCGGAGGCGGAGTCAAAGCAGCCGTCGTCCGGCATTCAGGGGCCTGCGGCACGAAGTCTGGAGGAACCAACGCTTCGGCAACTCGGTCGGTTCGAACTGAAAAGCGTTGTCGGCTTCGGCGGCTTCGGGCGTGTATATCGAGCCTACGACCCGCACCTGGAACGCTTCGTTGCGTTAAAGGTTCCGACTTTCGGGCCGGGACAGAAACTTCGCATCGCACGATTCTTCAGTGAAGCCAAGGCGGCGGCCCGGCTGAAGCACTCGAATATCGTCACCACGTATGAATCCGGAAAGGCCGACAAGAAGTTCTACATCGCGTCAGAGTACATCGAAGGCGAACTGCTGTCCGACCGCCTGAAACGCCAGCGGCTGCCGCTGCGGGAATCAGTCCGCCTGATTCAAAGACTCGCCGGCGCACTCGCCTATGCGCATTCCGAGGGCATCGTCCACCGGGACATCAAGCCGCACAATGTGATCGTTGATCAAACGGGCGAACCTCAGTTGATGGACTTCGGACTGGCACGACGGCTTGACGACGACGCGCGCGTGACCACCGACGGAGCACTTCTGGGGACTCCGGCCTACATGTCTCCGGAGCAGGCTCGGGGTGAGACAACAGAAATCAGCGCCGCCAGTGACCAGTACAGCCTTGGCGTCGTCCTGTTTCATCTGTTGACGGGAAGCACTCCCTGTGAAGGTTCGCCACACGTCGTGATCGCGGAGATGGCGAAGGGACTTCTGTATTCCGCAAGGGATCGGAACCGAAATATCGATACCGATCTGGATGCCATCTGCCAGCGAGCCATGGCGCCGGAAACATCCCATCGTTATCCCGACTGCGATGAGTTCGCGGACGATCTTGCCGCGTGGCTTGACGGAAAGCCGGTTCAGGCACGGCCTCTGTCAACTCTGCAGCGATGGCAGCGATACGCACACGCCAACGCACTGATGATCTTTCTGTTCTCGCTAATTCTGATTCTGTCAGCAGCCACAACAGCGGCTGGCTGGAGGCTGTGGCATTCCGAACGGCGGCCGATCACCGCCGCGCAGCCGACCGATGCCGACGAAATCAGCGACCGCATCGACGCTGACAACGCCGGCACCGCAGTCACGTCGACCGATGCCCCCGTCGACATAGGCGCCGCCAACACAGATGCCGCCGCTTCCACCGACACCGCCGGTGGACCGATACCAGCGCCGAAGCCGGCAATCGAGCTGCTGTCGCTGGTCGATCCTGTCGGATCAGCGGAACTTGGCACCTGGTTTCGCAGCGGTTCGCAGATCGTCTCGTCTTCCGCGCCCATCTCCCAACTGCTCGTTCCGTATGCGTCGACCGGTGAATACGACTTTGTCGTGGCAGTTGAACCGCTTGAAGGATCCAGCGGACTGGTTCTGGGGCTCAGCACCGCGTCCGGCAGAATTCATATTGTGATTGACGGACCGGAATCATCGAACTTTCGAACAGGCCGCGTCGTTCCGGAGCCGGTGCGCCCCGATGAGCCGCGATTGTTGATGAAAGGTGTGGTATCGCAAGTCGTCTGTGAGGTCCGCAGCGATCGCGTGCGAGTGCTGGTCGACGGTTCCGAAGTGGGCGACGCGTCCACTTCAGATTCGTGGCAACGGAACACTCCCTGGCGAACATCGATCCGGAACGCTTTGTATGTCGGAGGTCTGAAGACGCTTTACCGATTCCACGAAATGTCTGTGCAAGACATCAGCGGTGACGGAAGCCTGCTGCTGCCACCGGTCCTGACCGGTCAGGATCATCAGGAAGTGCCGATCGCCGATTTCGGTGATTCCGTTCCCGATATCGCGCGACGGTGCATGGCGCAGGGCGGACGGCTTCGCGTGCGTTCCGATTCCGAGGGGACTCGCCTGCTGGACGTTGTTTTCGCAGGCGCGACAATTTCCGATGCAGACGTCGCAGCCATCGCCGGACTGACCTGTCCCGTTTCGATCGATCTGGAAAACGCGAAATGGGAACTCAGCGCGACGCAGGCAGCGACGGCTTTGCAGCGGATGACTCAGATGCCGCAGCTTCTGGAACTGAATCTCGCCGGTCAGAATGTTGTGACCCCGGAGGTGATACGCTCCGTCTCGCGATGCTCCACTCTGAGGTCGCTGGATGTTTCAGACCGGTACACGACGATGAGTGAACTGCAGGAGATTGCGGACATGCCTTCGCTGGAGGCACTCCATGTGCGATCAGCGGGACTATCGAAGCCGATGGCGACGTATCTTTTCAGCCGCCTGCAGAATCTGAACGTGATCGACGTCTCAGAAAATCCCCCCATCACATCGGCGGAAATCTCCGGACTTGCCTCACACAGCCAACTTCAGGTGCTGATGCTCGACGACCTGCCCGGCGTGGATGACAGATCAGCCGAACCGCTGTCGAATCTGACGTCTCTGACACAACTGGGAATCCGACGCACGTCGATCTCCGAATTCGGACGTGCCTCCATTCAGAATTCGCTGAAAAGCACGCAGATCCTGTGGGAACCCACTTCCGTCGAACGGTCCGCATCGCCGGTGGTCGCTTCTTCCGGCATCGCAAAACCAAAATTTACGTTCTCCGGCTGGTCCACAGCCTGGGCGCCCGACAGTCAGCGCATTCTCTACAACTCCGGTTCTGTCGGACCGAATCCGGATGGCTTTCTGAGATGGAGAAATCTGGAAACCGGTAAGGAACAAAGCATTGTGGCAGCGGGAAAGGATCCGTGCTGGGCACCGGCAGGAAACCAGAATATTGCCTACGTGATCAGGGACAGCAACCGGGAAGTCATCTGGATCGCCGATCGGAGCGGAAACAACCGTCGGATTGTTGCACAGGGCTATTTCCCGTCATGGTCGGCGAACGGACAAGTGTTGTATTTCCGCGATTCCGGCGATGCTCAGATCAAGTCGCTGGATATCACCGATCCGGGGGCAAAGGCGGTGTCGCTGCTTTCCAGCCGGGGACATCTTTATCCGGCTGTTTCTCCGGATGGCAAACTTGCCGCCGTCGCCACCGGCGGAAAGCTGGTCGTCACAGATCTGACGACACGGCAAACACGATTTCAGCACGATATCACCGGCTGGAAAGGTCTGCTTCCGGGTTGGTCCTGGGACAGCCGGTTTCTGGCGTTCGCTGACTACGGTTTCGACAAGGTAGGCGTGTGGGTCATGAACGTGCAGTCCGGAAAGGTGCAGCGCGTCCTGAAGGGATCGTATGCCATGCCGCGCTGGTCTCCTGACGGAAGGTACCTTGCCTGCGATGATCGACTGCGCAAGGTAGTCGAAGTGTTTGTCGTGTCCGATCTGGAGTTGCCGCCGTGA
- the rpsB gene encoding 30S ribosomal protein S2: MAEIVVKEILDAGVHYGHRASRWNPKMRPYIYGRRNQIHIIDIKETIRGLIRAKKYLMRVAAQGSMVLFVGTKRQAAASIEELALECGMPFCTERWLGGTLTNFRTVRSRLKRLEELEALQESGEIRTYSKKMQSTLMREYRKIFRNLNGMRDMNRLPECLVVVDPGKEKNAVHEARLLGIKVVGLIDTDSDPDAVDLPIPGNDDSLRSIRLIIQHITDAIKQGKSFRPEEPKKVDAADEPKAVPSIR, encoded by the coding sequence ATGGCTGAGATTGTTGTGAAAGAGATTCTGGACGCCGGTGTCCACTACGGTCACCGTGCCAGTCGGTGGAATCCCAAGATGCGGCCGTACATTTACGGTCGACGGAACCAGATTCACATTATTGACATCAAGGAAACGATTCGCGGTCTGATCCGGGCCAAGAAGTACCTGATGCGGGTGGCCGCTCAGGGCAGCATGGTACTGTTCGTCGGCACCAAGCGTCAGGCTGCTGCGTCAATTGAAGAGCTGGCTCTGGAATGCGGCATGCCCTTCTGCACCGAGCGATGGCTGGGCGGAACGCTGACCAACTTCCGGACGGTTCGCAGCCGGCTGAAACGGCTGGAAGAACTGGAAGCGCTGCAGGAATCCGGTGAGATCCGGACGTACAGCAAGAAGATGCAGTCGACGCTGATGCGCGAATACCGCAAGATCTTCCGCAACCTGAACGGCATGCGGGACATGAATCGGCTGCCCGAATGTCTGGTCGTCGTGGATCCCGGCAAGGAAAAGAATGCCGTCCACGAAGCTCGCCTGCTGGGCATCAAAGTCGTTGGTCTGATTGACACCGATTCCGATCCGGACGCCGTCGACCTGCCGATTCCCGGTAACGACGACAGCCTGCGATCCATTCGCCTGATCATTCAGCACATCACGGACGCGATCAAGCAGGGGAAATCCTTTCGTCCTGAGGAACCGAAGAAGGTCGACGCGGCCGACGAGCCGAAGGCGGTTCCGTCGATCCGCTGA
- the tsf gene encoding translation elongation factor Ts, producing MAEITAAAVKALREKTDLPMMECKKALVEAGGDEAKAVEILREQFKKVQLKRADNATEEGRVFFKAKPDCSEAAMVEIQCESPPVATGESLQQFGDAMVTQLLDGPGAATPEELMQQKPAGSDKTFQELYEEMVNKIREKIVVNRIARVAGPVGGYIHHDFKTGSMFQATGKDGCSEILRDVAMHIAALNPAHCKPEDLDPSVVKAERDRLTSEAKASGKPDNIIDKIVDGQMSRFYGEAGVLLHQPFAKDDKKTVQKALSEAGLEAVGFHRWQVGGGK from the coding sequence ATGGCAGAAATCACGGCCGCCGCCGTAAAGGCACTACGGGAAAAAACGGACCTGCCGATGATGGAATGCAAGAAGGCGCTGGTCGAAGCCGGCGGCGACGAAGCCAAAGCCGTCGAAATCCTGCGCGAGCAATTCAAGAAGGTGCAGTTGAAGCGAGCCGACAATGCCACCGAAGAGGGCCGCGTCTTCTTCAAGGCAAAACCCGATTGCTCCGAAGCCGCCATGGTGGAGATTCAGTGCGAATCACCGCCTGTCGCGACCGGCGAATCTCTGCAACAGTTCGGCGATGCCATGGTAACACAACTGCTGGACGGTCCCGGAGCGGCGACGCCGGAGGAACTCATGCAGCAGAAGCCCGCCGGATCCGACAAGACGTTCCAGGAACTGTACGAGGAAATGGTCAACAAGATCCGTGAGAAGATCGTTGTTAACCGCATCGCTCGAGTCGCCGGTCCCGTGGGCGGATACATTCATCACGACTTCAAGACCGGTTCGATGTTTCAGGCAACGGGCAAGGACGGCTGCAGTGAAATCCTGCGCGACGTGGCGATGCACATCGCCGCGCTGAATCCTGCCCACTGCAAGCCGGAAGATCTTGATCCGAGTGTCGTGAAAGCGGAACGCGATCGACTGACGTCCGAAGCGAAGGCGTCCGGTAAGCCGGATAACATCATCGACAAGATTGTCGATGGCCAGATGAGTCGTTTCTATGGCGAAGCGGGTGTCCTGCTGCACCAGCCGTTTGCGAAGGACGACAAGAAAACCGTCCAGAAGGCACTGTCGGAAGCCGGACTGGAAGCCGTCGGGTTTCACCGATGGCAGGTCGGCGGCGGCAAGTGA
- the pyrH gene encoding UMP kinase yields the protein MSDQITHSVYKRVLLKISGESFCREGGSGISMAEITSIAEQIRDVVSSGVQLAIVCGGGNILRGKQFAEVSSSIVPSTAHYMGMLATVINALALQDALEVAGVPTRVQSAIRMEGVAEPFIRRRCIRHLEKGRVVILAAGTGSPFVTTDTAAALRAREIDADVVLKGTKVDGVYSDDPEKNPHAIRYTDITYQDVLAQNLQVMDAQAFHHCQEHKLPIVVFNYKKIGNIARVIAGEKIGTRVSSDGKPT from the coding sequence ATGTCTGACCAGATCACTCACTCCGTCTATAAACGAGTTCTGTTGAAGATCAGCGGCGAGAGTTTCTGCCGTGAAGGTGGTTCCGGAATCAGTATGGCGGAAATCACCAGCATCGCAGAACAGATTCGTGACGTAGTCAGTTCCGGAGTCCAGCTTGCCATCGTCTGCGGCGGCGGCAACATTCTGCGGGGTAAGCAATTCGCGGAGGTCAGCAGTTCCATCGTGCCGTCAACGGCTCACTACATGGGCATGTTGGCGACAGTCATCAATGCGCTGGCACTGCAGGATGCCCTGGAAGTCGCCGGAGTCCCGACTCGCGTGCAGAGTGCGATACGCATGGAAGGCGTGGCCGAACCATTCATTCGGCGGCGCTGCATTCGACACCTGGAGAAAGGCCGCGTGGTGATTCTTGCCGCGGGGACGGGAAGTCCGTTCGTCACAACGGACACCGCCGCGGCGCTGCGAGCCAGGGAGATTGATGCTGATGTTGTGCTGAAAGGCACGAAGGTGGACGGCGTGTATTCGGATGATCCGGAAAAGAATCCCCACGCGATTCGCTACACCGACATCACTTACCAGGATGTGCTGGCCCAGAATCTGCAGGTCATGGACGCTCAGGCCTTCCACCATTGTCAGGAACACAAGTTGCCGATTGTGGTCTTCAACTATAAGAAGATCGGCAACATCGCTCGCGTGATTGCCGGCGAGAAGATCGGAACTCGCGTGTCGTCTGACGGAAAGCCGACTTAA